TAATTTTAGCCAAAAAATCGGCTAATTCCCCAAAATGGTGAAGGGAGGTTTGGTATGGCCACTTTACTGTCAGCCCTGTTCGGCGGCTTCATTTCTTCTGTCGTGTGGTTTATTCTTGGCGGTGCGCTCTATATGAATCCTTTTATTGCGAAAATCTACCACAGCACAGAGTACTCCCCTGCTGTAAAAAAATGGCCCAATGTGCCGCAATACCTGGGAATGATGTTTTTATTTACATTTGTGCAGGGATTCTTCTTCGCCCTGGTTTATCTTTTTATGAAATCCAGTTTGCCCGTGGAAACCATTTCCAGAGGCCTGGCTTTTGGGCTGGTGCTCATCGCAATTCGAATAATCCCCCGTTTTTTGGACATGTGGATTCAAACAACGTATCCCAACAGGCTGCTTGTCGTTGAATTGCTCAACGGCAGTATCGGCAGTTTTATTATGGGATTGGCTCTGGCGTATGTGATTTAAGTTTTTATGTCTTCGTGTTGTGGCAACCGTTAACGGTTCAGCTCAGCTGTTTCTTAAATGTTTAATCTCATCGCGAAGTTCAGCCGCCCTTTCGAATTCCATGTTAGCGGCGGCCTCTTTCATCTGCTGTTCCAGTTGCTCAATCATCTCTTCGCGGTCCATTTTTTCGGAGGGGATCAGGCGTTTTCTGGAGGATTTTTCCCATTTGGCCGATTTGGAATCGGCCACACGGGTAATGCCCATGACTTCCTCAACCGATTTGTAAATGGTTTGCGGGGTGATGCCGTGTTCCTCATTATATTTCCGCTGGATGGCCCGGCGGCGGTTGGTTTCTTCAATCACCTTCCGCATGGACTCTGTAATCGTATCGGCATAAAAGATAACCTTCCCCGCCGCATTACGCGCCGCACGGCCGGCCACCTGCATCAGGGACCGCTCTGAGCGTAAAAAGCCTTCCTTGTCGGCA
This window of the Calditrichota bacterium genome carries:
- a CDS encoding DUF1761 family protein is translated as MATLLSALFGGFISSVVWFILGGALYMNPFIAKIYHSTEYSPAVKKWPNVPQYLGMMFLFTFVQGFFFALVYLFMKSSLPVETISRGLAFGLVLIAIRIIPRFLDMWIQTTYPNRLLVVELLNGSIGSFIMGLALAYVI